Proteins from one Desmodus rotundus isolate HL8 chromosome 9, HLdesRot8A.1, whole genome shotgun sequence genomic window:
- the CARD14 gene encoding caspase recruitment domain-containing protein 14 isoform X6 gives MAGLRRTESSLTALDEETLWEMTESHRCKIVRSVCPSRLTPYLRQAKVLGQLDEEEVLHSPRLTNSAMRAGHLLDLLRTRGKNGAIAFLESLKFHNPDIYTLITGLRPDVDSSSFSGLMETSKLTECLAGAISSLQEELSQEKGQKEALEQQCRRLQERLREAEAHAEGLRHLAADHGRMKREVSAHFHEVLKLKDEMLSLSLHHSNALREKELAATRCRGLQEELYLTQQELQRERLAASCEQEFRERSLRTADGLEPAAEELSRLQEENEKLRLLTFSLAEKDILEQSLDEALESKQELVDRIHSLRQRAVAAERQRKQYWEEKEQTLLQFQKSRVDCEIYKERMAALQGQLAELQKERDQAYLARDAAQVEISQNLTEKDALRRKVFELTDQVCELRQHLRRLQAESSQGPKREAGPREPCRRGKQRLVRMFAVCPRDDSDCSCLSSSESQLWSDLSAASSRELVDSFRSSSPVPPSQLSLYKRAAEDLQDKPWSSSSFPETLEVDRGASPEPKAGDADLDYEIIDRADLLESESCLQPIPGGLCISASAPVRRRPARKILSQVTVLAFQGDALLEQISVIGGNRTGVFIHWVAPGSAADEMALRPGTQIVMVDYEATEPSFKAVLEGTTLEQAIGLLRRVNGFCCLSVKVIRSWYRTWRPKWLRQGTPSTSGSTWPWRGGQRGSCRRTVAMSCMSPTPCSRAVAAGTPAAWAPTAHSPAREAPSPATCGPSGCSLPCSRRWLSGAPPPASSRHLLGAPDPPVLSPGVGWKKAGSWLGVHWRGVSDQSWGGCPCTPANVRRGHTLHPACTLCKPVFGGTPEVGPHRHCGQNQGQTPMLPL, from the exons ATGGCGGGGCTGCGCCGCACAGAGTCCTCGCTGACAGCCCTGGACGAGGAGACGCTGTGGGAGATGACCGAGAGCCACCGCTGCAAGATCGTGCGCAGCGTCTGCCCCAGCCGCCTCACGCCCTACCTGCGCCAGGCCAAGGTGCTGGGGCAGCTGGACGAGGAGGAGGTGCTGCACAGCCCCCGGCTCACCAACAGCGCCATGAGAGCTG GACACTTGCTGGACTTGCTGAGGACGCGAGGGAAGAACGGGGCCATCGCCTTCCTGGAGAGCCTCAAGTTCCACAACCCCGACATCTACACCCTGATCACCGGGCTGCGGCCGGACGTGGACAGCAGCAGCTTCAGTG ggctCATGGAGACGTCCAAGCTGACCGAGTGCCTGGCCGGGGCCATCAGCAGCCTGCAGGAGGAGCTGAGCCAGGAAAAGGGGCAGAAGGAGGCACTGGAGCAGCAATGCCGGCGGCTGCAGGAGCGGCTGCGGGAGGCCGAGGCCCACGCCGAGGGCCTGAGGCATCTGGCGGCAGATCACGGCCGCATGAAGCGCGAGGTCAGCGCCCACTTCCACGAGGTGCTGAAGCTGAAGGACGAGATGCTCAGCCTCTCGCTGCACCACAGCAACGCGCTGCGGGAGAAGGAGCTGGCCGCCACGCGCTGCCGTGGCCTGCAGGAGGAG CTGTACCTGACGCAGCAGGAGCTGCAGCGAGAGAGGCTGGCTGCCTCCTGCGAGCAGGAGTTTCGGGAGCGGTCCCTGAGAACAGCTGACGGCCTGGAGCCCGCAGCTGAGGAGCTGAGCCGCCTGCAGGAGGAGAATGAGAAACTCCGATTGCTGACCTTCAGCCTG GCGGAGAAGGACATTCTGGAGCAGAGCCTGGATGAGGCCCTGGAGAGCAAGCAGGAGCTAGTGGACCGCATCCACTCTCTGAGGCAGCGGGCGGTGGCCGCCGAGAGGCAGCGAAAGCAG TActgggaggagaaggagcagacCCTGCTGCAGTTCCAGAAGAGCAGGGTGGACTGCGAGATCTACAAGGAGAGGATGGCCGCCCTGCAGGGCCAGCTGGCGGAGCTGCAGAAGGAGCGGGACCAG GCCTACTTGGCCCGGGACGCGGCCCAGGTGGAGATTTCTCAGAACCTGACGGAGAAGGACGCCCTCCGCAGGAAAGTGTTCGAGCTGACGGACCAGGTCTGCGAGCTGCGCCAGCACCTCCGCAGGCTGCAGGCCGAGTCCTCACAAGGG CCCAAGCGGGAAGCGGGGCCCAGGGAGCCCTGTCGGCGGGGGAAGCAGCGACTCGTGCGCATGTTCGCAGTCTGCCCCCGGGACGACAGTGACTGCAGCTGCCTCAGCTCCTCCGAG TCTCAGCTCTGGTCCGACCTGAGCGCTGCGTCCAGCCGTGAGCTGGTGGACAGTTTCCGCTccagcagccctgtgcctcccaGCCAGCTGTCCTTGTATAAGCGAGCCGCAGAGGACTTGCAGGACAAGCCCTGGTCTTCCAG CAGCTTCCCGGAGACCCTGGAGGTGGACCGGGGAGCTTCCCCCGAACCTAAGGCAGGCGATGCAGACCTGGATTACGAGATTATAGACAGAGCAG ACCTTCTGGAGTCGGAGAGCTGCCTGCAGCCCATCCCCGGGGGCCTCTGCATCTCAGCCAG TGCCCCCGTGCGGCGCAGGCCAGCCCGGAAGATCCTGAGCCAGGTCACAGTGCTGGCCTTCCAGGGGGACGCGCTGCTGGAGCAGATAAGCGTCATCGGCGGGAACCGCACAGGCGTCTTCATTCACTGGGTCGCCCCGGGCTCAGCAGCAGACGAGATGGCCTTGCGCCCGGGCACCCAGATCGTCATG GTGGACTATGAGGCGACGGAGCCCTCCTTCAAGGCCGTCCTGGAGGGCACGACCCTGGAGCAGGCCATCGGACTCCTGCGGAGGGTGAACGGCTTCTGCTGCCTGTCTGTGAAG GTTATAAGAAGCTGGTACAGGACCTGGAGGCCAAAGTGGCTACGTCAGGGGACTCCTTCTACATCCGGGTCAACCTGGCCTTGGAGGGGCGGGCAGAGGGGGAGCTGCAGGCGCACTGTGGCGATGTCCTGCATGTCACCGACACCGTGTTCCAGGGCCGTGGCTGCTGGCACGCCTGCCGCATGGGCCCCTACAGCACACAGCCCGGCAAGGGAGGCACCATCCCCAGCTACCTGCG GGCCCAGCGGCTGCTCTTTGCCCTGCTCCAGGAGGTGGCTCAGCGGAGCACCGCCACCTGCAAG ctcacGTCACCTGCTGGGAGCGCCTGATCCACCTGTCCTCTCACCTGGCGTGGGCTGGAAGAAGGCTGGGAGCTGGCTCGGGGTCCATTGGCGGGGTGTAAGCGACCAGTCTTGGGGGGGTTGCCCGTGCACCCCTGCAAACGTTCGCCGGGGCCACACTCTGCACCCAGCCTGCACGCTCTGCAAGC CAGTCTTTGGAGGGACCCCAGAAGTTGGTCCGCATCGTCACTGTGGACAGAACCAAGGCCAGACCCCCATGCTCCCCCTCTGA
- the CARD14 gene encoding caspase recruitment domain-containing protein 14 isoform X4, which produces MAGLRRTESSLTALDEETLWEMTESHRCKIVRSVCPSRLTPYLRQAKVLGQLDEEEVLHSPRLTNSAMRAGHLLDLLRTRGKNGAIAFLESLKFHNPDIYTLITGLRPDVDSSSFSGLMETSKLTECLAGAISSLQEELSQEKGQKEALEQQCRRLQERLREAEAHAEGLRHLAADHGRMKREVSAHFHEVLKLKDEMLSLSLHHSNALREKELAATRCRGLQEELYLTQQELQRERLAASCEQEFRERSLRTADGLEPAAEELSRLQEENEKLRLLTFSLAEKDILEQSLDEALESKQELVDRIHSLRQRAVAAERQRKQYWEEKEQTLLQFQKSRVDCEIYKERMAALQGQLAELQKERDQAYLARDAAQVEISQNLTEKDALRRKVFELTDQVCELRQHLRRLQAESSQGPKREAGPREPCRRGKQRLVRMFAVCPRDDSDCSCLSSSESQLWSDLSAASSRELVDSFRSSSPVPPSQLSLYKRAAEDLQDKPWSSSSFPETLEVDRGASPEPKAGDADLDYEIIDRADLLESESCLQPIPGGLCISASAPVRRRPARKILSQVTVLAFQGDALLEQISVIGGNRTGVFIHWVAPGSAADEMALRPGTQIVMVDYEATEPSFKAVLEGTTLEQAIGLLRRVNGFCCLSVKVNMEGYKKLVQDLEAKVATSGDSFYIRVNLALEGRAEGELQAHCGDVLHVTDTVFQGRGCWHACRMGPYSTQPGKGGTIPSYLRAQRLLFALLQEVAQRSTATCKQSLEGPQKLVRIVTVDRTKARPPCSPSDGAQTDPSGLGDPSTGSFWVESCVTLAPYSLVHPHRPSQPRPVLFVPRLLGKILSEKLCLLQGFKKCPAEYLSQEEYEASDQQGDIIQESMAPGGRYCVTRLAVQLLMEKNAHALLDVRLDSVRALHRVGIFPIIVHISINEKAAKKLKKALHRLGTSEEQLLEAGREEEGELDRAPCLHCSLAPDGWSDLDSLLGCVRFAISDEQKKVVWTEQSPP; this is translated from the exons ATGGCGGGGCTGCGCCGCACAGAGTCCTCGCTGACAGCCCTGGACGAGGAGACGCTGTGGGAGATGACCGAGAGCCACCGCTGCAAGATCGTGCGCAGCGTCTGCCCCAGCCGCCTCACGCCCTACCTGCGCCAGGCCAAGGTGCTGGGGCAGCTGGACGAGGAGGAGGTGCTGCACAGCCCCCGGCTCACCAACAGCGCCATGAGAGCTG GACACTTGCTGGACTTGCTGAGGACGCGAGGGAAGAACGGGGCCATCGCCTTCCTGGAGAGCCTCAAGTTCCACAACCCCGACATCTACACCCTGATCACCGGGCTGCGGCCGGACGTGGACAGCAGCAGCTTCAGTG ggctCATGGAGACGTCCAAGCTGACCGAGTGCCTGGCCGGGGCCATCAGCAGCCTGCAGGAGGAGCTGAGCCAGGAAAAGGGGCAGAAGGAGGCACTGGAGCAGCAATGCCGGCGGCTGCAGGAGCGGCTGCGGGAGGCCGAGGCCCACGCCGAGGGCCTGAGGCATCTGGCGGCAGATCACGGCCGCATGAAGCGCGAGGTCAGCGCCCACTTCCACGAGGTGCTGAAGCTGAAGGACGAGATGCTCAGCCTCTCGCTGCACCACAGCAACGCGCTGCGGGAGAAGGAGCTGGCCGCCACGCGCTGCCGTGGCCTGCAGGAGGAG CTGTACCTGACGCAGCAGGAGCTGCAGCGAGAGAGGCTGGCTGCCTCCTGCGAGCAGGAGTTTCGGGAGCGGTCCCTGAGAACAGCTGACGGCCTGGAGCCCGCAGCTGAGGAGCTGAGCCGCCTGCAGGAGGAGAATGAGAAACTCCGATTGCTGACCTTCAGCCTG GCGGAGAAGGACATTCTGGAGCAGAGCCTGGATGAGGCCCTGGAGAGCAAGCAGGAGCTAGTGGACCGCATCCACTCTCTGAGGCAGCGGGCGGTGGCCGCCGAGAGGCAGCGAAAGCAG TActgggaggagaaggagcagacCCTGCTGCAGTTCCAGAAGAGCAGGGTGGACTGCGAGATCTACAAGGAGAGGATGGCCGCCCTGCAGGGCCAGCTGGCGGAGCTGCAGAAGGAGCGGGACCAG GCCTACTTGGCCCGGGACGCGGCCCAGGTGGAGATTTCTCAGAACCTGACGGAGAAGGACGCCCTCCGCAGGAAAGTGTTCGAGCTGACGGACCAGGTCTGCGAGCTGCGCCAGCACCTCCGCAGGCTGCAGGCCGAGTCCTCACAAGGG CCCAAGCGGGAAGCGGGGCCCAGGGAGCCCTGTCGGCGGGGGAAGCAGCGACTCGTGCGCATGTTCGCAGTCTGCCCCCGGGACGACAGTGACTGCAGCTGCCTCAGCTCCTCCGAG TCTCAGCTCTGGTCCGACCTGAGCGCTGCGTCCAGCCGTGAGCTGGTGGACAGTTTCCGCTccagcagccctgtgcctcccaGCCAGCTGTCCTTGTATAAGCGAGCCGCAGAGGACTTGCAGGACAAGCCCTGGTCTTCCAG CAGCTTCCCGGAGACCCTGGAGGTGGACCGGGGAGCTTCCCCCGAACCTAAGGCAGGCGATGCAGACCTGGATTACGAGATTATAGACAGAGCAG ACCTTCTGGAGTCGGAGAGCTGCCTGCAGCCCATCCCCGGGGGCCTCTGCATCTCAGCCAG TGCCCCCGTGCGGCGCAGGCCAGCCCGGAAGATCCTGAGCCAGGTCACAGTGCTGGCCTTCCAGGGGGACGCGCTGCTGGAGCAGATAAGCGTCATCGGCGGGAACCGCACAGGCGTCTTCATTCACTGGGTCGCCCCGGGCTCAGCAGCAGACGAGATGGCCTTGCGCCCGGGCACCCAGATCGTCATG GTGGACTATGAGGCGACGGAGCCCTCCTTCAAGGCCGTCCTGGAGGGCACGACCCTGGAGCAGGCCATCGGACTCCTGCGGAGGGTGAACGGCTTCTGCTGCCTGTCTGTGAAGGTCAACATGGAGG GTTATAAGAAGCTGGTACAGGACCTGGAGGCCAAAGTGGCTACGTCAGGGGACTCCTTCTACATCCGGGTCAACCTGGCCTTGGAGGGGCGGGCAGAGGGGGAGCTGCAGGCGCACTGTGGCGATGTCCTGCATGTCACCGACACCGTGTTCCAGGGCCGTGGCTGCTGGCACGCCTGCCGCATGGGCCCCTACAGCACACAGCCCGGCAAGGGAGGCACCATCCCCAGCTACCTGCG GGCCCAGCGGCTGCTCTTTGCCCTGCTCCAGGAGGTGGCTCAGCGGAGCACCGCCACCTGCAAG CAGTCTTTGGAGGGACCCCAGAAGTTGGTCCGCATCGTCACTGTGGACAGAACCAAGGCCAGACCCCCATGCTCCCCCTCTGATGGAGCCCAGACAGACCCCAGCGGCCTGGGAG ACCCCTCCACCGGGAGCTTCTGGGTCGAGAGCTGCGTCACCCTGGCACCCTACTCGCTGGTGCACCCCCACCGGCCCAGTCAGCCCCGGCCCGTGCTCTTCGTGCCCAGGCTGCTCGGGAAGATCCTGAGTGAGAAGCTCTGCCTCCTCCAAGGGTTTAAGAAATGCCCCGCAG AGTATTTGAGCCAGGAGGAGTATGAGGCCTCTGACCAGCAAGGGGACATCATCCAGGAGAGCATGGCCCCCGGGGGTCGCTACTGCGTGACCCGTCTGGCTGTCCAGCTCCTCATGGAGAAG AATGCCCACGCCCTGCTGGACGTCCGGCTGGACAGCGTGCGCGCCTTGCACAGGGTGGGCATCTTTCCCATCATCGTCCACATCTCCATCAACGAGAAGGCGGCGAAGAAACTCAA GAAGGCCCTGCATCGGCTGGGCACCTCGGAGGAGCAGCTCCTGGAGGccggcagggaggaggagggcgaGCTGGACAGAGCACCCTGTCTGCACTGCAGCCTGGCCCCCGACGGCTGGAGCGACCTGGACTCCCTGCTTGGCTGTGTCCGCTTCGCCATCTCAGATGAGCAGAAGAAGGTTGTGTGGACGGAGCAGAGCCCCCCCTGA
- the CARD14 gene encoding caspase recruitment domain-containing protein 14 isoform X9 encodes MAGLRRTESSLTALDEETLWEMTESHRCKIVRSVCPSRLTPYLRQAKVLGQLDEEEVLHSPRLTNSAMRAGHLLDLLRTRGKNGAIAFLESLKFHNPDIYTLITGLRPDVDSSSFSGLMETSKLTECLAGAISSLQEELSQEKGQKEALEQQCRRLQERLREAEAHAEGLRHLAADHGRMKREVSAHFHEVLKLKDEMLSLSLHHSNALREKELAATRCRGLQEELYLTQQELQRERLAASCEQEFRERSLRTADGLEPAAEELSRLQEENEKLRLLTFSLAEKDILEQSLDEALESKQELVDRIHSLRQRAVAAERQRKQYWEEKEQTLLQFQKSRVDCEIYKERMAALQGQLAELQKERDQAYLARDAAQVEISQNLTEKDALRRKVFELTDQVCELRQHLRRLQAESSQGPKREAGPREPCRRGKQRLVRMFAVCPRDDSDCSCLSSSESQLWSDLSAASSRELVDSFRSSSPVPPSQLSLYKRAAEDLQDKPWSSSSFPETLEVDRGASPEPKAGDADLDYEIIDRADLLESESCLQPIPGGLCISASAPVRRRPARKILSQVTVLAFQGDALLEQISVIGGNRTGVFIHWVAPGSAADEMALRPGTQIVMVDYEATEPSFKAVLEGTTLEQAIGLLRRVNGFCCLSVKVIRSWYRTWRPKWLRQGTPSTSGSTWPWRGGQRGSCRRTVAMSCMSPTPCSRAVAAGTPAAWAPTAHSPAREAPSPATCGPSGCSLPCSRRWLSGAPPPASLWRDPRSWSASSLWTEPRPDPHAPPLMEPRQTPAAWETPPPGASGSRAASPWHPTRWCTPTGPVSPGPCSSCPGCSGRS; translated from the exons ATGGCGGGGCTGCGCCGCACAGAGTCCTCGCTGACAGCCCTGGACGAGGAGACGCTGTGGGAGATGACCGAGAGCCACCGCTGCAAGATCGTGCGCAGCGTCTGCCCCAGCCGCCTCACGCCCTACCTGCGCCAGGCCAAGGTGCTGGGGCAGCTGGACGAGGAGGAGGTGCTGCACAGCCCCCGGCTCACCAACAGCGCCATGAGAGCTG GACACTTGCTGGACTTGCTGAGGACGCGAGGGAAGAACGGGGCCATCGCCTTCCTGGAGAGCCTCAAGTTCCACAACCCCGACATCTACACCCTGATCACCGGGCTGCGGCCGGACGTGGACAGCAGCAGCTTCAGTG ggctCATGGAGACGTCCAAGCTGACCGAGTGCCTGGCCGGGGCCATCAGCAGCCTGCAGGAGGAGCTGAGCCAGGAAAAGGGGCAGAAGGAGGCACTGGAGCAGCAATGCCGGCGGCTGCAGGAGCGGCTGCGGGAGGCCGAGGCCCACGCCGAGGGCCTGAGGCATCTGGCGGCAGATCACGGCCGCATGAAGCGCGAGGTCAGCGCCCACTTCCACGAGGTGCTGAAGCTGAAGGACGAGATGCTCAGCCTCTCGCTGCACCACAGCAACGCGCTGCGGGAGAAGGAGCTGGCCGCCACGCGCTGCCGTGGCCTGCAGGAGGAG CTGTACCTGACGCAGCAGGAGCTGCAGCGAGAGAGGCTGGCTGCCTCCTGCGAGCAGGAGTTTCGGGAGCGGTCCCTGAGAACAGCTGACGGCCTGGAGCCCGCAGCTGAGGAGCTGAGCCGCCTGCAGGAGGAGAATGAGAAACTCCGATTGCTGACCTTCAGCCTG GCGGAGAAGGACATTCTGGAGCAGAGCCTGGATGAGGCCCTGGAGAGCAAGCAGGAGCTAGTGGACCGCATCCACTCTCTGAGGCAGCGGGCGGTGGCCGCCGAGAGGCAGCGAAAGCAG TActgggaggagaaggagcagacCCTGCTGCAGTTCCAGAAGAGCAGGGTGGACTGCGAGATCTACAAGGAGAGGATGGCCGCCCTGCAGGGCCAGCTGGCGGAGCTGCAGAAGGAGCGGGACCAG GCCTACTTGGCCCGGGACGCGGCCCAGGTGGAGATTTCTCAGAACCTGACGGAGAAGGACGCCCTCCGCAGGAAAGTGTTCGAGCTGACGGACCAGGTCTGCGAGCTGCGCCAGCACCTCCGCAGGCTGCAGGCCGAGTCCTCACAAGGG CCCAAGCGGGAAGCGGGGCCCAGGGAGCCCTGTCGGCGGGGGAAGCAGCGACTCGTGCGCATGTTCGCAGTCTGCCCCCGGGACGACAGTGACTGCAGCTGCCTCAGCTCCTCCGAG TCTCAGCTCTGGTCCGACCTGAGCGCTGCGTCCAGCCGTGAGCTGGTGGACAGTTTCCGCTccagcagccctgtgcctcccaGCCAGCTGTCCTTGTATAAGCGAGCCGCAGAGGACTTGCAGGACAAGCCCTGGTCTTCCAG CAGCTTCCCGGAGACCCTGGAGGTGGACCGGGGAGCTTCCCCCGAACCTAAGGCAGGCGATGCAGACCTGGATTACGAGATTATAGACAGAGCAG ACCTTCTGGAGTCGGAGAGCTGCCTGCAGCCCATCCCCGGGGGCCTCTGCATCTCAGCCAG TGCCCCCGTGCGGCGCAGGCCAGCCCGGAAGATCCTGAGCCAGGTCACAGTGCTGGCCTTCCAGGGGGACGCGCTGCTGGAGCAGATAAGCGTCATCGGCGGGAACCGCACAGGCGTCTTCATTCACTGGGTCGCCCCGGGCTCAGCAGCAGACGAGATGGCCTTGCGCCCGGGCACCCAGATCGTCATG GTGGACTATGAGGCGACGGAGCCCTCCTTCAAGGCCGTCCTGGAGGGCACGACCCTGGAGCAGGCCATCGGACTCCTGCGGAGGGTGAACGGCTTCTGCTGCCTGTCTGTGAAG GTTATAAGAAGCTGGTACAGGACCTGGAGGCCAAAGTGGCTACGTCAGGGGACTCCTTCTACATCCGGGTCAACCTGGCCTTGGAGGGGCGGGCAGAGGGGGAGCTGCAGGCGCACTGTGGCGATGTCCTGCATGTCACCGACACCGTGTTCCAGGGCCGTGGCTGCTGGCACGCCTGCCGCATGGGCCCCTACAGCACACAGCCCGGCAAGGGAGGCACCATCCCCAGCTACCTGCG GGCCCAGCGGCTGCTCTTTGCCCTGCTCCAGGAGGTGGCTCAGCGGAGCACCGCCACCTGCAAG TCTTTGGAGGGACCCCAGAAGTTGGTCCGCATCGTCACTGTGGACAGAACCAAGGCCAGACCCCCATGCTCCCCCTCTGATGGAGCCCAGACAGACCCCAGCGGCCTGGGAG ACCCCTCCACCGGGAGCTTCTGGGTCGAGAGCTGCGTCACCCTGGCACCCTACTCGCTGGTGCACCCCCACCGGCCCAGTCAGCCCCGGCCCGTGCTCTTCGTGCCCAGGCTGCTCGGGAAGATCCTGA
- the CARD14 gene encoding caspase recruitment domain-containing protein 14 isoform X10, whose product MAGLRRTESSLTALDEETLWEMTESHRCKIVRSVCPSRLTPYLRQAKVLGQLDEEEVLHSPRLTNSAMRAGHLLDLLRTRGKNGAIAFLESLKFHNPDIYTLITGLRPDVDSSSFSGLMETSKLTECLAGAISSLQEELSQEKGQKEALEQQCRRLQERLREAEAHAEGLRHLAADHGRMKREVSAHFHEVLKLKDEMLSLSLHHSNALREKELAATRCRGLQEELYLTQQELQRERLAASCEQEFRERSLRTADGLEPAAEELSRLQEENEKLRLLTFSLAEKDILEQSLDEALESKQELVDRIHSLRQRAVAAERQRKQYWEEKEQTLLQFQKSRVDCEIYKERMAALQGQLAELQKERDQAYLARDAAQVEISQNLTEKDALRRKVFELTDQVCELRQHLRRLQAESSQGPKREAGPREPCRRGKQRLVRMFAVCPRDDSDCSCLSSSESQLWSDLSAASSRELVDSFRSSSPVPPSQLSLYKRAAEDLQDKPWSSSSFPETLEVDRGASPEPKAGDADLDYEIIDRADLLESESCLQPIPGGLCISASAPVRRRPARKILSQVTVLAFQGDALLEQISVIGGNRTGVFIHWVAPGSAADEMALRPGTQIVMVDYEATEPSFKAVLEGTTLEQAIGLLRRVNGFCCLSVKVNMEGYKKLVQDLEAKVATSGDSFYIRVNLALEGRAEGELQAHCGDVLHVTDTVFQGRGCWHACRMGPYSTQPGKGGTIPSYLRAQRLLFALLQEVAQRSTATCKLTSPAGSA is encoded by the exons ATGGCGGGGCTGCGCCGCACAGAGTCCTCGCTGACAGCCCTGGACGAGGAGACGCTGTGGGAGATGACCGAGAGCCACCGCTGCAAGATCGTGCGCAGCGTCTGCCCCAGCCGCCTCACGCCCTACCTGCGCCAGGCCAAGGTGCTGGGGCAGCTGGACGAGGAGGAGGTGCTGCACAGCCCCCGGCTCACCAACAGCGCCATGAGAGCTG GACACTTGCTGGACTTGCTGAGGACGCGAGGGAAGAACGGGGCCATCGCCTTCCTGGAGAGCCTCAAGTTCCACAACCCCGACATCTACACCCTGATCACCGGGCTGCGGCCGGACGTGGACAGCAGCAGCTTCAGTG ggctCATGGAGACGTCCAAGCTGACCGAGTGCCTGGCCGGGGCCATCAGCAGCCTGCAGGAGGAGCTGAGCCAGGAAAAGGGGCAGAAGGAGGCACTGGAGCAGCAATGCCGGCGGCTGCAGGAGCGGCTGCGGGAGGCCGAGGCCCACGCCGAGGGCCTGAGGCATCTGGCGGCAGATCACGGCCGCATGAAGCGCGAGGTCAGCGCCCACTTCCACGAGGTGCTGAAGCTGAAGGACGAGATGCTCAGCCTCTCGCTGCACCACAGCAACGCGCTGCGGGAGAAGGAGCTGGCCGCCACGCGCTGCCGTGGCCTGCAGGAGGAG CTGTACCTGACGCAGCAGGAGCTGCAGCGAGAGAGGCTGGCTGCCTCCTGCGAGCAGGAGTTTCGGGAGCGGTCCCTGAGAACAGCTGACGGCCTGGAGCCCGCAGCTGAGGAGCTGAGCCGCCTGCAGGAGGAGAATGAGAAACTCCGATTGCTGACCTTCAGCCTG GCGGAGAAGGACATTCTGGAGCAGAGCCTGGATGAGGCCCTGGAGAGCAAGCAGGAGCTAGTGGACCGCATCCACTCTCTGAGGCAGCGGGCGGTGGCCGCCGAGAGGCAGCGAAAGCAG TActgggaggagaaggagcagacCCTGCTGCAGTTCCAGAAGAGCAGGGTGGACTGCGAGATCTACAAGGAGAGGATGGCCGCCCTGCAGGGCCAGCTGGCGGAGCTGCAGAAGGAGCGGGACCAG GCCTACTTGGCCCGGGACGCGGCCCAGGTGGAGATTTCTCAGAACCTGACGGAGAAGGACGCCCTCCGCAGGAAAGTGTTCGAGCTGACGGACCAGGTCTGCGAGCTGCGCCAGCACCTCCGCAGGCTGCAGGCCGAGTCCTCACAAGGG CCCAAGCGGGAAGCGGGGCCCAGGGAGCCCTGTCGGCGGGGGAAGCAGCGACTCGTGCGCATGTTCGCAGTCTGCCCCCGGGACGACAGTGACTGCAGCTGCCTCAGCTCCTCCGAG TCTCAGCTCTGGTCCGACCTGAGCGCTGCGTCCAGCCGTGAGCTGGTGGACAGTTTCCGCTccagcagccctgtgcctcccaGCCAGCTGTCCTTGTATAAGCGAGCCGCAGAGGACTTGCAGGACAAGCCCTGGTCTTCCAG CAGCTTCCCGGAGACCCTGGAGGTGGACCGGGGAGCTTCCCCCGAACCTAAGGCAGGCGATGCAGACCTGGATTACGAGATTATAGACAGAGCAG ACCTTCTGGAGTCGGAGAGCTGCCTGCAGCCCATCCCCGGGGGCCTCTGCATCTCAGCCAG TGCCCCCGTGCGGCGCAGGCCAGCCCGGAAGATCCTGAGCCAGGTCACAGTGCTGGCCTTCCAGGGGGACGCGCTGCTGGAGCAGATAAGCGTCATCGGCGGGAACCGCACAGGCGTCTTCATTCACTGGGTCGCCCCGGGCTCAGCAGCAGACGAGATGGCCTTGCGCCCGGGCACCCAGATCGTCATG GTGGACTATGAGGCGACGGAGCCCTCCTTCAAGGCCGTCCTGGAGGGCACGACCCTGGAGCAGGCCATCGGACTCCTGCGGAGGGTGAACGGCTTCTGCTGCCTGTCTGTGAAGGTCAACATGGAGG GTTATAAGAAGCTGGTACAGGACCTGGAGGCCAAAGTGGCTACGTCAGGGGACTCCTTCTACATCCGGGTCAACCTGGCCTTGGAGGGGCGGGCAGAGGGGGAGCTGCAGGCGCACTGTGGCGATGTCCTGCATGTCACCGACACCGTGTTCCAGGGCCGTGGCTGCTGGCACGCCTGCCGCATGGGCCCCTACAGCACACAGCCCGGCAAGGGAGGCACCATCCCCAGCTACCTGCG GGCCCAGCGGCTGCTCTTTGCCCTGCTCCAGGAGGTGGCTCAGCGGAGCACCGCCACCTGCAAG ctcacGTCACCTGCTGGGAGCGCCTGA